Proteins encoded within one genomic window of Prochlorococcus marinus str. MIT 9515:
- a CDS encoding NAD-dependent epimerase/dehydratase family protein, translating into MATKNLLITGSNGCVGQYLIDWFLKNTRFRLYLMVRNKNKLSLSIQKNKRIKLLICDIRECNKFSKEISQINFLIHTATAWGDPKRAYEVNIKAFEELLGMLEKNKLEKIIYFSTASILNQETELMRESLTYGTEYIQTKYECFQRLRESSFAEKTFAVFPTLVFGGTLNKRSKYPTSYLTSGLLEINKWLWLARFLKLNSKFHFIHANDIAQICGFLIKNHKEDAYKGFKKFVLGQNYISIDDAINILLKRNRMNRYFSITLTKKIMKILLRILPIQATPWDSFSIKKYDFNHHPVTNPETFKLKSHAKSLNDILRLAKLPSCNIN; encoded by the coding sequence TTGGCAACTAAAAACTTATTAATAACAGGCTCTAACGGATGTGTTGGTCAATATTTAATTGATTGGTTTTTAAAAAATACTCGATTTAGGCTTTATCTCATGGTTAGAAATAAAAATAAATTATCACTATCCATCCAGAAAAACAAAAGAATTAAATTGCTCATATGTGATATTCGAGAATGCAATAAATTCAGTAAAGAAATTAGTCAAATAAATTTTCTTATACACACTGCCACAGCTTGGGGTGATCCGAAAAGAGCCTATGAAGTAAATATAAAAGCGTTTGAAGAGTTATTGGGAATGCTTGAAAAAAATAAATTAGAAAAAATAATTTATTTTTCAACAGCGAGCATACTTAATCAAGAAACTGAATTAATGAGAGAATCCTTAACTTATGGAACAGAATACATTCAAACAAAATATGAGTGTTTTCAAAGACTTAGAGAGAGCTCTTTTGCAGAAAAAACATTTGCAGTTTTCCCTACTCTAGTTTTTGGTGGAACTCTTAATAAAAGAAGTAAGTATCCAACAAGCTATCTAACCAGCGGTTTGTTAGAAATAAATAAATGGCTCTGGTTAGCAAGATTTCTAAAACTTAACTCAAAATTTCACTTTATACATGCCAATGACATTGCACAAATTTGTGGCTTTCTAATAAAAAATCATAAAGAAGATGCCTATAAAGGTTTCAAGAAATTTGTATTAGGTCAAAACTATATTTCAATTGATGATGCGATTAATATCCTTTTAAAAAGGAATCGAATGAATAGATATTTTTCTATAACTCTAACAAAAAAAATAATGAAAATATTATTAAGAATACTTCCTATTCAAGCAACTCCATGGGATAGCTTCAGTATTAAAAAATATGACTTCAATCATCATCCAGTGACTAATCCAGAGACATTTAAGCTAAAAAGTCATGCTAAATCACTGAATGATATTTTAAGGTTAGCTAAATTACCAAGCTGTAATATCAATTAA
- the petE gene encoding plastocyanin: protein MLRSFFTGLFAIVLTLGLGISSVSAKTVEVKLGTDAGMLAFEPSSVTISPGDTVKFINNKLAPHNAVFDGHEELSHADLAFAPGESWEETFDTAGTYDYYCEPHIGAGMVGKVIVE, encoded by the coding sequence ATGCTACGTTCATTTTTTACAGGCTTATTCGCAATAGTTCTAACTCTAGGCCTTGGTATCTCTTCAGTTTCAGCTAAAACAGTTGAAGTCAAACTTGGAACTGATGCTGGAATGCTTGCTTTCGAGCCAAGTTCTGTAACTATAAGTCCAGGTGATACTGTTAAATTCATCAATAATAAATTAGCCCCTCATAACGCTGTTTTTGATGGCCATGAGGAACTAAGTCATGCTGATCTAGCCTTCGCTCCAGGAGAATCTTGGGAAGAAACCTTTGATACAGCAGGAACTTATGACTACTACTGTGAGCCTCATATAGGAGCTGGTATGGTAGGAAAAGTAATTGTTGAATAA